One part of the Acinetobacter sp. XS-4 genome encodes these proteins:
- a CDS encoding cold shock domain-containing protein, producing the protein MKQEFYTGKVKQYDPEKGFGFIGTAEGDIFFHISDFPASEGEPKRNEKVRFLAADNQGKFKAIKIERIDPNPAKTKKNKIADHNNAITSELLSHFRR; encoded by the coding sequence ATGAAGCAAGAGTTTTATACCGGAAAAGTTAAACAATATGATCCTGAAAAAGGATTTGGTTTTATTGGAACGGCTGAAGGAGATATTTTCTTTCATATTTCGGATTTCCCTGCATCAGAAGGTGAACCGAAAAGAAATGAAAAAGTTAGATTTCTTGCGGCAGATAATCAGGGGAAATTTAAGGCTATCAAGATTGAGCGTATCGATCCTAATCCGGCTAAAACAAAAAAGAATAAAATCGCTGATCATAATAACGCGATTACGTCAGAGTTGTTATCACATTTTCGACGTTAA
- a CDS encoding pyridoxal-phosphate dependent enzyme: MFDHIAQSVPYQHIQLPNPLHLDIKRLDLIHPQISGNKFFKLKYNLLAAKQQALSRVLTFGGAYSNHIAATAYAAHLFGFKSIGIIRGEELATQPLNPTLAKAQSLGMHLHFVSRIEYRLRDDANYLQQLHNQFPETFIIPEGGSNKLAVQGCQEILRQSDLQNYDVICCAVGTGGTISGLIERSAPHQKVLGFSALKGDFLQQDIMQWTKKQNWSLTDAYCCGGYAKTSSELLAFIENFEERHAIPLEPIYTGKMMFGLFDLIKNNYFPEETRILAIHSGGLQADIRNKPSY, from the coding sequence ATGTTTGATCACATTGCTCAATCAGTTCCTTATCAACATATTCAACTACCTAATCCCCTGCACCTCGACATTAAGCGGCTAGATTTAATTCACCCCCAAATCTCGGGTAATAAATTTTTCAAATTAAAATACAATTTGCTTGCCGCAAAACAACAAGCGTTATCACGCGTTTTGACTTTTGGTGGCGCTTATTCAAACCATATTGCCGCAACTGCATATGCAGCTCATCTTTTTGGCTTTAAAAGTATAGGTATTATTCGTGGGGAAGAATTAGCAACCCAGCCTCTTAACCCAACCTTGGCAAAAGCTCAAAGTTTAGGAATGCATTTACATTTTGTCTCGCGCATTGAATATCGCTTGAGGGATGACGCAAACTACCTTCAACAATTACACAATCAATTTCCTGAAACTTTCATTATTCCTGAAGGTGGTTCTAATAAGCTAGCAGTACAAGGATGTCAGGAAATTCTCCGTCAAAGCGATTTACAAAACTATGATGTGATTTGTTGTGCGGTTGGAACTGGAGGAACGATTTCAGGACTCATTGAACGAAGCGCACCGCATCAAAAGGTTCTAGGATTTTCAGCATTAAAAGGCGACTTTCTACAACAAGATATTATGCAGTGGACTAAAAAACAGAATTGGTCGCTGACAGATGCTTATTGCTGCGGTGGTTATGCGAAAACTTCATCTGAATTACTGGCATTTATAGAGAATTTTGAAGAGCGACATGCGATACCCCTTGAACCGATCTATACGGGCAAAATGATGTTCGGTCTGTTTGACCTTATCAAAAACAATTACTTCCCTGAAGAAACTCGCATTCTGGCAATTCATTCTGGTGGTTTACAAGCAGATATAAGAAATAAACCAAGCTACTGA
- a CDS encoding HlyD family secretion protein, producing MSDDQNKPEQTPAQAPANEPTPAPAPASKLIPTKRSTLLWMLGVLIIGILVILWAWRIGPFATSIQQTDNSYVKGKTTILSSQINGYVKDVVVKDFDHVKKGQVLMHIDATTYDQKVTQAASGVEQAKNTLANQTQSIAQKQADIVAAQAKVDQAKAQYELSLAQLRRYQQLGNSGAASKSEQDKAAADAENNLAALKQAEANVLVANEALKTAQVAEAGLEAQVSSAKAQLDQAQTTKDYSVIVAPMDGQLGEVNPRVGQYVAAGSQLLYLIPQQTWVIANFKETQIANMRIGQKAWFTVDAMKHKKFTGHVEQISPAAGSEFSVLKPDNATGNFTKVVQRIAVRITIDPNQEGMEHLRPGMSVVTSVDTNS from the coding sequence ATGTCAGATGATCAAAACAAACCGGAACAAACACCTGCTCAGGCACCTGCCAACGAGCCAACACCTGCACCTGCACCTGCAAGTAAACTGATTCCGACAAAACGCTCAACTCTATTATGGATGTTAGGTGTTCTTATTATCGGTATTTTAGTGATTTTATGGGCATGGAGAATTGGTCCTTTTGCAACGAGTATTCAGCAAACTGACAATAGTTATGTCAAAGGTAAAACCACGATTTTATCGTCACAAATTAATGGTTATGTTAAAGATGTAGTCGTTAAAGACTTTGATCATGTCAAGAAAGGTCAAGTGCTCATGCATATTGATGCAACCACTTACGACCAAAAAGTAACACAAGCAGCATCAGGTGTTGAGCAAGCTAAAAATACCTTAGCCAATCAAACGCAATCCATTGCCCAGAAACAAGCTGACATTGTGGCGGCACAAGCCAAAGTGGATCAAGCCAAAGCTCAATATGAACTTTCTTTAGCGCAGCTTAGACGCTATCAACAGTTAGGAAATAGTGGCGCAGCTTCTAAATCTGAACAAGATAAAGCCGCAGCAGATGCTGAAAATAACCTTGCAGCCCTGAAGCAGGCAGAAGCCAATGTGTTAGTTGCAAATGAAGCACTTAAAACAGCACAAGTTGCAGAAGCGGGATTAGAAGCACAAGTTTCAAGTGCTAAAGCGCAGTTAGACCAAGCACAAACCACCAAAGACTATAGCGTTATTGTTGCTCCGATGGATGGCCAACTTGGTGAAGTTAACCCTCGTGTTGGGCAATATGTAGCAGCAGGTTCTCAGTTACTCTACCTCATTCCACAGCAAACTTGGGTAATTGCCAATTTCAAAGAAACCCAAATTGCCAATATGCGAATTGGTCAGAAGGCATGGTTTACAGTCGATGCAATGAAACACAAAAAATTTACAGGACATGTTGAGCAGATCTCACCTGCTGCCGGTTCCGAGTTCAGTGTGTTAAAACCTGACAATGCGACAGGAAACTTTACCAAAGTTGTGCAACGAATTGCCGTACGCATTACTATTGATCCAAATCAGGAAGGAATGGAACATTTACGTCCTGGCATGTCAGTGGTTACTTCTGTCGATACAAATTCGTAA
- a CDS encoding ferredoxin--NADP reductase produces the protein MSIEKFSVEKVLSVHRWTPTLFSFTMTRPAHFKFTAGQFARIGLKVGDELVVRAYSVVSSPFDETLEFFSIVVPDGAFTSNLQHLKVDDELYLEKIPYGYLTLARYQQPLPHDLWLLATGTGLAPFLSMLQDFDTWSKYQKINLVYSVRTAAELAYADRIQEIAETFGEGHVGFKFISIITRDPSAQLHDRLPVLIENGELEKVAGIELSPVTSHVMLCGNPEMVDDTKEALKRRGLTMNRRGEGNIAVENYW, from the coding sequence ATGTCAATTGAAAAATTTAGCGTAGAAAAAGTTTTATCTGTACACCGCTGGACTCCAACTCTTTTTAGTTTCACGATGACTCGCCCCGCACATTTTAAATTTACGGCTGGGCAATTTGCGCGTATTGGACTGAAAGTTGGAGATGAACTTGTTGTTCGTGCCTATTCGGTGGTGTCGTCTCCATTTGATGAAACGCTAGAATTTTTCTCAATTGTGGTGCCTGACGGTGCATTTACCTCGAATCTTCAACATTTGAAGGTAGATGATGAGCTTTACTTAGAAAAAATACCTTACGGTTATCTTACTTTAGCTCGCTATCAGCAGCCTTTACCGCATGATCTATGGTTATTAGCAACGGGTACTGGCTTGGCGCCGTTTTTGTCGATGCTGCAAGACTTCGATACATGGTCTAAATATCAAAAGATCAATTTGGTTTACAGTGTGCGTACAGCCGCTGAATTAGCTTATGCCGATCGTATTCAAGAGATTGCTGAAACTTTTGGTGAAGGGCACGTCGGTTTTAAATTTATTTCAATTATTACTCGTGATCCATCAGCACAGTTACATGATCGTTTGCCAGTTTTGATTGAAAACGGTGAATTAGAAAAAGTTGCTGGTATCGAATTAAGCCCTGTAACAAGCCATGTTATGCTTTGTGGAAACCCAGAAATGGTAGATGACACAAAAGAGGCTTTAAAGCGCCGTGGTTTGACGATGAATCGTCGTGGTGAAGGAAATATTGCAGTAGAAAATTACTGGTAA
- a CDS encoding NAD(P)/FAD-dependent oxidoreductase, producing MSNSHVDVIVLGAGASGLMLAAHAAKRGRSVLILEKANKIGKKILMSGGGKCNFTNLYVEPDNYISHNPHFVISALSRYSNWDFIGLVCDYKIAYEERKHGQLFTLNGAKEILEMLVSECNKTKNVDIQTHCEVGQITPLEKGGFSLNTNQGHYTCDSLVIATGGLSIPTLGGSGFGYELAQKFGHQVFPTRAGLVPFTFSDHIKEVTTRLSGNALDVTLSNSKNSFTEALLFTHRGLSGPSSLQLSNYWNSGESFKIDFFPSQDLATYLKDKKKAQPKVLLRTLLNEFTAKSIIQELQQLIWSEQSEIAIGNISDAQLDHIAEQLHGFAVKPSGTEGYRTAEVTLGGIDTTEVSSKTMESKKQKGLFFVGEVLDVTGHLGGYNFQWAWSSAYAAAQYV from the coding sequence ATGTCTAACAGCCATGTCGATGTCATTGTCTTAGGTGCAGGTGCTTCTGGACTCATGTTGGCTGCACATGCTGCTAAACGAGGGCGCTCGGTTTTAATTTTAGAAAAAGCCAATAAAATTGGTAAAAAGATTTTAATGTCAGGTGGCGGTAAGTGTAACTTTACCAATCTGTATGTCGAACCTGACAATTATATTTCTCATAATCCGCACTTCGTTATTTCTGCTCTGTCACGCTATAGCAACTGGGACTTTATCGGTTTGGTATGTGACTACAAAATTGCCTATGAAGAACGTAAACACGGACAATTATTTACGCTAAACGGCGCTAAAGAAATTTTAGAAATGCTTGTGAGTGAGTGTAATAAAACCAAAAATGTAGATATTCAAACCCATTGTGAAGTTGGACAAATTACGCCATTGGAAAAAGGTGGATTTTCACTAAACACCAATCAAGGACATTACACTTGTGATTCTTTAGTTATTGCCACTGGGGGGTTATCGATTCCCACATTAGGTGGTTCCGGTTTTGGCTATGAACTGGCACAAAAATTTGGACATCAAGTTTTTCCAACTCGCGCAGGTTTAGTTCCATTTACTTTTTCAGATCATATTAAAGAAGTGACCACACGCTTAAGTGGTAATGCTTTGGATGTGACGTTAAGCAACTCAAAAAATAGCTTTACTGAAGCATTATTATTTACCCATCGTGGTTTGAGTGGGCCAAGTTCTTTGCAGCTTTCAAACTATTGGAATTCAGGAGAAAGTTTTAAAATTGACTTCTTCCCTAGCCAAGATTTAGCAACCTATTTAAAAGATAAAAAGAAAGCACAGCCTAAAGTTTTATTACGTACTCTTCTTAATGAGTTTACTGCCAAAAGTATTATCCAAGAGTTACAACAACTCATCTGGTCTGAGCAAAGCGAAATAGCGATTGGCAATATCAGTGATGCACAACTAGATCATATTGCAGAGCAGTTACATGGCTTTGCAGTTAAACCGTCTGGAACAGAAGGATATCGTACCGCTGAAGTTACTTTAGGCGGAATAGATACAACTGAAGTATCTTCTAAAACCATGGAAAGTAAAAAGCAGAAAGGACTGTTTTTTGTTGGAGAAGTGCTCGATGTCACTGGCCATTTAGGGGGCTACAACTTCCAGTGGGCTTGGTCTTCTGCCTATGCTGCTGCCCAATATGTATAA
- the upp gene encoding uracil phosphoribosyltransferase, with product MAIQEIRHPLIRHKLGLLRRSDISTKNFRELAQEVTMLLTYEATKDLPVVDCEINGWAGTVTTQRIAGKKITIVPILRAGIGMLDGVLNLIPSAKVSVLGLERNEETLEVRTYYKKLVPDVANRLAMIIDPMLATGNSLVAAIDVLKASGCKDIRVMVLVAAPEGVAKVEAAHPDVQIYTASIDNGLNEQGYIVPGLGDAGDKIFGSVQKD from the coding sequence GTGGCCATTCAAGAAATTCGTCACCCACTTATTCGTCATAAATTAGGTTTGTTACGTCGTTCTGACATCAGTACTAAGAATTTCCGTGAGCTTGCTCAGGAAGTGACTATGTTGTTGACTTATGAAGCAACAAAAGATTTACCAGTTGTGGATTGTGAAATTAATGGATGGGCTGGAACTGTTACTACACAGCGTATTGCTGGTAAAAAAATAACGATTGTACCGATTTTACGTGCAGGCATTGGTATGCTGGATGGTGTACTTAATCTGATTCCAAGTGCAAAAGTGAGTGTTTTAGGTCTTGAGCGTAATGAAGAAACATTAGAAGTTCGTACTTACTATAAAAAATTAGTTCCAGACGTTGCTAATCGTCTTGCAATGATTATCGATCCAATGTTGGCAACTGGTAATTCATTAGTTGCTGCCATTGATGTGTTAAAGGCGAGTGGCTGTAAAGATATACGTGTTATGGTATTAGTTGCTGCTCCAGAAGGTGTTGCTAAAGTTGAAGCCGCTCATCCTGATGTACAGATTTATACAGCATCTATTGATAATGGCTTAAATGAACAAGGCTATATTGTTCCTGGTCTAGGTGATGCGGGCGATAAAATTTTTGGTAGTGTCCAAAAAGACTAG
- the gigC gene encoding LysR family transcriptional regulator GigC, with protein MRMTLRQLAVFVAVAQEGTVTKASDAVRLTQSAASMALADLEDGLGAPLFDRLGKRLQLNDLGRFLLPQALEILGRCEAFEQAAKGELQSIDLRIGATLTISDYLMPDLMANFLQYHPKAHLQLQVGNTRQMIEAVNQFQLDLALIEGSCHLPQLQCIHWRDDELAVCCSPSHPLARLNRPLTANDFYQVEWILREEGSGTREVFDNAILQDLPDANIRLTLGHNEAILKIVAGGLGMSCISKLAIEPLIEKGQLVILDTPFWQLTRPLYMLVHRQKYQGPGLKAFLQFCEDQV; from the coding sequence ATGCGCATGACATTACGCCAGTTGGCTGTTTTTGTAGCAGTCGCTCAAGAAGGAACTGTCACCAAAGCCAGTGATGCGGTCAGACTGACGCAAAGTGCAGCAAGTATGGCTTTAGCCGATTTAGAGGATGGTCTTGGTGCTCCTCTATTTGATCGTTTAGGTAAACGACTACAACTCAATGATCTTGGTCGCTTTCTATTGCCTCAAGCGCTAGAAATATTAGGTCGCTGTGAAGCTTTTGAGCAAGCTGCAAAAGGTGAGTTACAAAGCATTGATTTACGCATTGGGGCAACTCTAACGATCAGTGATTATCTCATGCCAGATTTAATGGCAAACTTTTTACAGTATCATCCTAAGGCACACCTACAATTACAAGTAGGCAACACACGCCAAATGATTGAAGCAGTCAATCAGTTTCAGCTTGATTTGGCATTAATTGAAGGCTCGTGTCACCTGCCTCAACTTCAATGTATTCACTGGCGAGATGATGAGCTTGCAGTATGCTGCTCCCCTAGTCACCCTCTAGCACGTTTAAATCGACCTTTAACAGCGAATGATTTTTATCAAGTTGAATGGATTTTACGTGAAGAAGGTTCCGGAACTCGTGAAGTGTTTGATAATGCTATTTTACAAGACCTCCCAGACGCTAATATTCGCCTAACCTTAGGTCACAATGAAGCAATCTTGAAAATCGTTGCTGGTGGTTTAGGAATGTCTTGTATCTCTAAACTCGCTATTGAACCTTTAATTGAAAAAGGACAACTCGTTATTTTAGATACACCTTTCTGGCAACTTACTCGCCCACTTTACATGTTGGTACACCGTCAAAAATACCAAGGCCCTGGCCTAAAAGCATTCTTACAATTCTGTGAAGATCAGGTTTAA
- a CDS encoding mechanosensitive ion channel gives MNEFFDGPRGAQFDAMYYWDQFHPILAAIVILLVGWIIALLVAAGVKKLLQKVNTNAKLSSATGRAPNIEGLISKVVFWFILILAVVAALNVLNISGVSGPFSNMVNQVLVYIPNIIAAVVVGFIGWIVARLVRAGITNVLSRTQLDDKLSNEVGVGGISQNIGEILYWLVLLLFLPIVLSILGLTGLLIPVQNMVNEAVAFLPNIFIAGVIVFVGYILAKIVRGIVEGLINSLGVQAQAEKIGLFKSSNVGKFLGSFVFAIIIITTLIVAFEALGIETISQPATAMLNEILQAIPNIIAAGLILLVAYIVSRFVGRLVAELIAGTGVDEIPAKLDVQRFLGQTKVSSAVGCLIVFFTMLFAVSEAADRLGFDQISGLIAMFIHFGANILLGAVILVIGFWLANVVANVVQRGEYNSSRWLASLVRVLIIGLVLALGLRAMGIADSIVNLAFGLTLGAVAVAFALAFGLGGRQPAERLLTDLLDKAKKEANQPNPLYQPPSSTSSAAPTTSTPTTPPSAAPSDAKPADSVQVNPAHPPVNKPFGSTGENDEI, from the coding sequence ATGAATGAATTTTTTGATGGGCCTCGCGGCGCTCAATTTGATGCGATGTATTACTGGGATCAGTTTCATCCTATTCTGGCTGCAATAGTGATCTTATTAGTGGGTTGGATAATTGCATTATTAGTAGCGGCAGGTGTAAAAAAGCTTCTACAAAAAGTAAATACTAATGCCAAACTATCTTCAGCTACTGGCCGAGCACCAAATATTGAAGGCCTGATTTCCAAGGTTGTATTCTGGTTTATTTTGATCTTAGCTGTTGTCGCCGCTCTAAATGTGCTCAACATTAGTGGAGTGAGTGGCCCATTCAGCAATATGGTGAATCAGGTACTTGTCTACATTCCAAATATTATTGCTGCTGTGGTGGTGGGTTTTATTGGTTGGATCGTTGCTCGACTGGTGCGGGCAGGGATTACCAATGTTTTATCCAGAACCCAACTCGACGATAAATTAAGTAATGAAGTCGGTGTAGGTGGAATTAGCCAAAATATTGGTGAAATTCTTTACTGGCTTGTATTGTTACTTTTCCTTCCAATTGTTCTTTCAATCTTAGGACTAACAGGCTTACTCATTCCAGTTCAGAATATGGTAAATGAAGCAGTAGCTTTCTTACCAAATATCTTTATTGCGGGCGTTATCGTTTTTGTTGGTTATATCTTGGCAAAAATTGTACGCGGTATTGTTGAAGGTTTAATTAATAGCTTAGGTGTTCAGGCCCAAGCGGAAAAAATTGGTCTTTTCAAAAGTTCTAATGTAGGCAAATTCTTAGGTTCATTTGTTTTTGCCATCATTATCATTACCACATTAATTGTAGCGTTCGAAGCTCTAGGGATTGAGACAATTTCTCAGCCTGCGACAGCAATGTTGAATGAAATCTTGCAAGCAATTCCAAACATTATTGCGGCTGGTTTAATTTTATTGGTTGCCTATATTGTTTCTCGTTTTGTTGGACGTTTGGTTGCAGAGTTAATTGCAGGTACAGGTGTTGATGAAATTCCTGCCAAATTAGATGTACAACGATTTTTAGGCCAAACTAAAGTTTCTAGTGCTGTCGGTTGCCTAATCGTATTCTTTACGATGCTTTTTGCAGTATCTGAAGCAGCGGACCGTCTTGGCTTCGACCAAATCAGTGGTCTAATTGCAATGTTTATCCATTTCGGTGCAAACATTCTATTGGGTGCTGTAATTCTAGTGATTGGTTTCTGGCTAGCGAATGTTGTAGCGAATGTAGTTCAACGTGGTGAATATAATAGCTCGCGTTGGTTAGCTAGTTTAGTTCGTGTTTTAATTATTGGTCTTGTACTTGCGCTTGGTCTAAGAGCGATGGGTATTGCGGATTCAATCGTTAATCTTGCATTTGGTTTGACTCTAGGTGCGGTTGCAGTGGCTTTCGCTCTTGCATTTGGTTTAGGTGGTCGTCAACCAGCAGAACGACTTTTAACTGATTTGCTTGATAAAGCGAAAAAAGAAGCGAATCAACCAAATCCTCTTTATCAACCACCTTCTAGTACGAGTAGTGCGGCTCCAACTACATCTACGCCAACAACTCCACCATCAGCAGCTCCATCTGATGCAAAACCAGCGGATTCTGTACAGGTGAATCCAGCGCACCCTCCTGTAAATAAACCGTTTGGTTCTACAGGCGAAAATGATGAAATTTAA